The proteins below are encoded in one region of Coffea eugenioides isolate CCC68of unplaced genomic scaffold, Ceug_1.0 ScVebR1_3244;HRSCAF=4423, whole genome shotgun sequence:
- the LOC113757688 gene encoding uncharacterized protein LOC113757688, whose amino-acid sequence MAAPQHGEAPFLVRHSKTFASILAQSPSSSSSGIGHLSTYKGEPSLVISRQDMLQIAAPYSNALVGRFAVGRPSMEIIRKFIVSLGLKGECPIGLLDSKHILLRPSVEEDYTRLWCRKSWYIGKFHMSLSKWTIDFKPGAESSIAPVWVNFPGLPLPFFEKQFLLKLGNLLGRPLKVDEATAALKRPSVARLLLEVDVLNSPRSRIWIGDDQWGFWQKIEYEEYPSYYVFCSSIGHVESTCHQKHPELRPVRRARPSVPSQGKHVFQPKGGPPVDESPPVVDSGVVTAPRVHVRESSNPTADVSITVIPSSSSNPVRGNPTQTTVHAQDPVLPASYRGGAANAQNDLSVLTCFPPVSSSPVKALSDTIPSFGRDEFLLTKSVPSMPQRERACSLSPRWHEGHARLVRYNSERQLGLKGIALDELKNFRDRLASRITASKLSDDPVVPGALLDDTDAQLLQNLVQGHKTRGRQIRKRDDPIKFIVWNIRGAANKESLRHIRSACRSNDIRLLILLEPLANVSHLDSVQLFLGFDFAQSFLHNKIWIFWCSDARYSFVEAADQVVHIHVSFPSGSSIFISAVYARCNRIGRRQLWEALEHFSTSVTLPWMAVGDYNVISSVEERIGGSAPNIRDLEEFNSALNRSGLFPVQFDGSAYTWTNGRMWQRLDRAVVNAGWLSSIELTRVAHLQRGRSDHCPLLVKGGSMARRRSSFRFLNVWRSHPTFQQIVASAWAQPVPGIGMQKFFNKLKVVKRVLAGWNVDVFGNVSQRVEVAADNLLAKELLYDQNRDVLSRSAVHEARALHSRELALECEFWRQKAAIKWIKEGDANTSFFHATVKQKRSSNFIARIRGTGDSWLDNIEDIKLSASDFFSSLFTADRDVSSGSRPSLELPKLTPEENDMLLKSPSVDEVYTVVCSMDPQSAAGPDGFGGGFYQSCWECIRDDFMDGVQDFFAGATMPRGFSNTTIILLPKREGACEWKDFRPISLANVSAKIISKVLSTRINQLLPRLVLEFQTGFIPGSGIQDNVLLAQELILDLDKKLRHPNVILKLDMEKAYDRVDWGFLLYMLREFGFKEGVVDLVFRLVSNVWFSVLVNGELTGFFKSTRGVRQGDPLSSTLFLFVSEFLGRGLQRLFTSNPAFRFLSKGGMVPFLAFADDVIIFTRASSECLQAVSSFLHDYQALSGQKINLSKSRFLCSSKLSSEVIQLIQQETGFQGQPWPVKYLGVPLSLGRNKTVLFDGVIASVRAKLHHWSSRFLSAGGKLILIRHVLSSMPLYLLQVTKPPKGVFIRLGKLFNAFLWDGNDGRRIHWSSWEKVCFPVEEGRLGFRSLLDLERAFVMKLWWTIRQKSSPWARFMHRKYIGEQHPGLASAAVGSATWKRVCLVRAITEDNIRWRLGEGFIDFWYDRWLFNEPLSNQVTGAHPHFLVAEFYTSTGWNTDRLLQVLPQSIVNIISQTLVDPKLKDELIWAPSADGAFSVSSAWDLVRQRRNTSLVCRGIWCPLLPLKMSYLAWRVLSDFLPLDDKLRSRGMAMVSKCDCCGNAVESLNHIFLHGRLASAVWQHFFLACGIQWRSFSCVSSLLVVWFQSSSNGRLDHVRCVIPVVVLWFLWRSRNDARFGNLHPVHSKVIFEANGWLVAKGAACMLNKVQLEGDMDTYFARFFRVKPAKSFCLKAISWMKPPRGTYKLNTDASVINGLAKGGGVVRDFEGKMIGAFYKEFGEYEVIYAEGLALCSGLQWCMGAGLSDILVEVDSLVLVRLVQNRSVGKWPLCSVLSQLRLLLGKVKGSITHIHREANAVADSLAALSREGPYVTFQSVQQLPNRVRSLINLDAIGFPYIRRFPV is encoded by the exons ATGGCGGCTCCCCAGCATGGGGAGGCGCCGTTTCTTGTTCGTCATTCGAAGACGTTTGCCTCCATTCTGGCTCAATCTCCGTCTTCTTCGTCCTCTGGCATTGGTCATCTCAGTACTTACAAGGGGGAGCCTTCGTTGGTGATCTCCCGTCAAGACATGTTACAGATAGCGGCACCTTATTCTAATGCACTGGTTGGCAGGTTTGCAGTTGGTCGCCCTTCCATGGAGATTATTCGCAAATTTATTGTTTCTTTGGGGCTGAAGGGTGAGTGTCCGATAGGGTTATTAGATTCCAAGCATATTCTCTTACGGCCTTCCGTGGAGGAGGATTACACCAGACTCTGGTGTCGAAAGTCTTGGTACATCGGCAAATTCCATATGTCCCTGTCGAAATGGACAATCGATTTTAAGCCGGGAGCAGAGTCGTCCATCGCACCAGTTTGGGTCAATTTCCCCGGTCTTCCATTGCCGTTTTTCGAAAAGCAGTTTCTGCTTAAGCTGGGTAACTTACTGGGCCGACCATTAAAGGTGGATGAAGCTACGGCTGCGCTGAAGCGTCCGTCTGTAGCGCGATTATTGTTAGAAGTTGATGTATTGAATTCTCCAAGATCCAGGATTTGGATAGGGGATGATCAGTGGGGTTTTTGGCAGAAGATTGAGTATGAAGAATATCCTTCGTACTACGTTTTTTGCTCGTCCATTGGTCATGTCGAAAGTACCTGTCATCAGAAGCATCCGGAATTGCGGCCTGTGCGACGCGCTAGACCATCAGTTCCGTCTCAAGGCAAGCACGTCTTTCAACCGAAGGGAGGACCGCCTGTCGATGAATCTCCTCCTGTGGTGGATTCGGGAGTCGTGACAGCCCCAAGGGTACACGTGCGCGAAAGCAGTAATCCCACCGCAGATGTCTCTATTACTGTTATCCCATCATCTTCGTCTAACCCTGTTAGGGGTAACCCTACACAGACTACTGTTCATGCTCAGGATCCCGTTCTCCCTGCTTCATATCGGGGGGGTGCTGCGAATGCACAGAATGATCTCTCAGTACTGACTTGTTTTCCCCCGGTTTCTTCTTCTCCGGTTAAAGCTTTATCGGACACAATTCCTTCTTTCGGCCGAGATGAGTTTCTGTTGACTAAATCTGTGCCTTCAATGCCGCAGCGCGAGCGGGCTTGTTCCCTTTCTCCTCGATGGCATGAAGGTCATGCTCGTCTAGTGCGTTATAACTCTGAGAGACAGTTAGGATTGAAAGGTATCGCTTTGGAtgagttaaaaaattttagggATCGGCTGGCCAGCAGAATTACAGCATCTAAGTTAAGCGATGACCCGGTTGTCCCTGGAGCTCTTCTGGATGATACAGACGCACAATTGCTGCAAAATTTGGTTCAAGGTCACAAGACTCGTGGTAGGCAGATCAGAAAAAGAGACG ATCCGATTAAGTTTATAGTGTGGAACATTCGGGGTGCTGCGAATAAGGAGTCGTTGAGGCACATTCGTAGCGCTTGTAGATCAAACGATATTCGTTTACTGATCCTATTGGAGCCATTAGCTAATGTCTCCCATTTGGATAGTGTGCAGCTGTTCTTGGGGTTTGATTTTGCTCAGTCCTTCTTGCACAACAAAATTTGGATTTTCTGGTGTTCAGATGCACGATATTCTTTTGTAGAAGCTGCGGATCAGGTGGTCCATATACATGTGTCTTTCCCCTCTGGTTCTTCCATTTTTATTTCGGCTGTTTACGCGAGGTGTAACAGAATTGGTAGGCGACAGTTATGGGAGGCTCTGGAGCATTTTTCAACGTCTGTTACACTCCCATGGATGGCCGTAGGAGATTACAATGTTATTTCTTCTGTGGAGGAAAGGATTGGAGGTTCAGCCCCGAATATTCGTGACCTGGAAGAATTTAACTCTGCATTAAATCGGAGTGGACTATTTCCGGTACAGTTTGATGGGTCTGCCTACACATGGACTAATGGGCGTATGTGGCAGCGGCTTGATCGAGCGGTCGTTAATGCTGGTTGGCTGTCTTCTATTGAGCTGACTCGAGTTGCTCATCTTCAGCGAGGGCGATCTGATCATTGTCCGTTGCTGGTTAAGGGGGGCAGCATGGCAAGGCGGCGGTCGTCCTTTCGCTTTCTTAATGTTTGGCGGAGTCATCCTACTTTTCAACAAATAGTTGCGTCTGCTTGGGCTCAGCCTGTTCCTGGAATTGGAATGCAGAAATTTTTTAATAAGTTGAAGGTGGTTAAGCGAGTTTTAGCTGGATGGAATGTGGATGTTTTTGGGAATGTCTCTCAACGGGTCGAAGTGGCAGCGGATAATTTATTGGCCAAGGAATTGTTGTATGATCAAAATAGGGATGTGTTGTCTAGGTCGGCAGTACATGAGGCACGGGCACTCCATTCTCGGGAGCTAGCCTTAGAATGTGAATTCTGGAGACAGAAGGCAGCGATCAAATGGATCAAAGAGGGCGACGCGAATACCTCTTTTTTCCATGCAACAGTTAAGCAGAAACGCAGCTCTAATTTTATTGCACGGATTAGGGGCACCGGGGACAGTTGGCTTGATAATATCGAGGATATTAAACTGTCAGCGTCTGATTTTTTCTCCTCTTTGTTCACAGCAGACCGCGATGTTAGTTCAGGGAGCAGGCCTTCACTTGAGCTGCCTAAGCTTACGCCAGAAGAGAATGACATGCTGCTGAAATCTCCATCGGTGGATGAGGTTTATACTGTGGTGTGCTCAATGGACCCTCAGAGTGCTGCGGGGCCTGATGGGTTTGGCGGGGGTTTTTATCAAAGTTGTTGGGAGTGTATAAGAGATGACTTCATGGACGGGGTGCAGGATTTTTTTGCTGGTGCCACAATGCCACGCGGATTTTCCAATACGACGATCATTTTACTCCCCAAGAGGGAAGGCGCATGTGAGTGGAAAGATTTCCGACCAATAAGTTTAGCTAATGTTAGTGCCAAGATCATTTCTAAGGTTTTGTCCACCCGTATCAATCAGCTCCTTCCTAGGTTGGTTTTAGAGTTTCAGACTGGTTTTATTCCGGGCAGCGGCATACAAGATAATGTTTTGCTAGCTCAGGAATTGATTCTGGATTTGGACAAAAAGCTGCGTCACCCTAATGTAATCTTGAAGTTGGATATGGAGAAGGCGTATGACAGGGTGGACTGGGGGTTTTTGTTATATATGCTGCGAGAATTCGGTTTTAAAGAAGGAGTAGTGGATCTGGTTTTTCGGTTAGTATCCAACGTCTGGTTTTCTGTCCTGGTTAATGGGGAGCTCACCGGCTTTTTCAAGTCGACTAGAGGGGTTCGCCAGGGGGATCCGTTATCGTccactcttttcctttttgtctCGGAATTTCTGGGAAGGGGTCTTCAGCGGCTTTTTACTAGCAATCCAGCGTTTAGATTTTTGTCTAAGGGAGGGATGGTCCCGTTTCTTGCGTTTGCCGATGACGTGATTATTTTCACCCGGGCATCGTCTGAATGCTTACAAGCGGTATCGTCCTTTTTACACGACTATCAAGCTCTCTCTGGCCAAAAAATTAATCTCTCTAAGAGTCGCTTTCTGTGTTCGTCGAAGCTCTCTTCGGAGGTTATCCAATTAATTCAGCAGGAAACGGGGTTTCAAGGGCAGCCTTGGCCTGTCAAATATTTGGGAGTCCCACTTTCTCTTGGCCGTAACAAAACTGTCTTATTTGATGGAGTAATTGCCTCTGTGAGAGCAAAGCTTCATCATTGGAGTTCCCGGTTTCTGTCTGCTGGGGGGAAGCTCATATTGATTCGTCATGTGTTGAGTTCTATGCCTCTTTACCTCCTGCAGGTTACTAAACCGCCTAAGGGGGTCTTTATTAGATTGGGCAAGCTGTTTAATGCCTTTCTGTGGGATGGCAATGATGGTAGGAGGATTCATTGGTCCTCTTGGGAAAAAGTCTGTTTTCCAGTTGAAGAAGGGAGATTGGGGTTTCGGTCTCTTTTGGATTTGGAGAGGGCTTTTGTAATGAAATTATGGTGGACAATACGTCAGAAGAGCTCTCCTTGGGCCAGATTCATGCACCGTAAGTACATTGGCGAGCAACATCCAGGTTTGGCTTCGGCTGCTGTGGGGTCGGCAACTTGGAAGAGGGTCTGTTTGGTGCGGGCTATCACTGAAGATAACATTCGTTGGCGGCTAGGTGAAGGCTTCATCGATTTCTGGTATGATCGATGGCTTTTCAATGAACCACTTAGCAACCAGGTTACTGGTGCGCATCCTCACTTTTTGGTAGCTGAGTTTTACACCTCTACGGGGTGGAATACTGATCGTCTCCTCCAGGTTCTCCCACAATCTATTGTTAATATTATTTCCCAAACACTTGTTGATCCGAAGCTTAAGGACGAGTTAATTTGGGCTCCTTCCGCTGATGGCGCATTTTCTGTGTCGTCAGCCTGGGATCTGGTTCGGCAGCGGCGTAACACGTCTTTGGTTTGCCGTGGAATTTGGTGTCCGTTACTCCCGCTAAAAATGTCGTACTTAGCTTGGAGGGTTTTGTCTGATTTTCTCCCTCTGGACGACAAGCTCCGGTCTAGAGGAATGGCCATGGTTTCTAAATGTGATTGCTGTGGTAATGCGGTGGAATCCTTGAATCATATTTTCTTACATGGCAGGTTAGCAAGTGCTGTTTGGCAGCATTTCTTTCTGGCTTGCGGAATTCAGTGGCGTTCATTCTCATGTGTTTCTTCACTGCTAGTGGTGTGGTTTCAATCTTCTAGCAATGGCCGATTGGATCATGTTCGGTGTGTAATACCGGTAGTGGTGTTATGGTTTCTATGGCGTAGTAGAAATGATGCTCGGTTTGGAAATCTTCACCCTGTCCATTCCAAAGTTATCTTCGAAGCCAATGGGTGGTTGGTTGCTAAGGGGGCGGCTTGTATGTTAAACAAAGTGCAGTTGGAGGGGGATATGGATACGTATTTTGCACGGTTTTTTCGGGTCAAGCCAGCCAAATCATTCTGTCTGAAGGCTATATCATGGATGAAGCCGCCTAGAGGGACGTACAAACTCAACACAGATGCAAGTGTGATCAATGGTTTAGCTAAAGGTGGTGGGGTGGTACGTGATTTTGAAGGGAAGATGATCGGTGCTTTTTATAAGGAATTTGGGGAATATGAAGTGATATATGCGGAGGGATTGGCATTGTGTTCTGGGCTGCAGTGGTGTATGGGGGCAGGGTTGTCAGATATTTTGGTAGAGGTGGATTCTTTAGTGTTGGTAAGGTTGGTCCAGAATCGATCGGTTGGTAAGTGGCCGTTGTGTAGCGTCTTAAGTCAGCTTCGCTTGTTACTAGGCAAGGTGAAGGGGTCTATTACACATATTCATCGTGAGGCGAATGCCGTGGCAGACAGCTTAGCAGCGTTATCTCGGGAGGGTCCATATGTTACTTTTCAATCTGTTCAGCAGCTTCCAAATAGAGTTCGGTCGCTGATTAATTTGGATGCGATAGGTTTTCCATACATTCGCAGGTTTCCTGTGTAG